DNA sequence from the Siniperca chuatsi isolate FFG_IHB_CAS linkage group LG3, ASM2008510v1, whole genome shotgun sequence genome:
GTGCTGACCAATGGGATCGCAGGAattggaaaaacatttcttatgCACAAGTTTGTATTGGACTGGGCTGAAGAAAGAAACAACCAAGATGTGCATCTTGTATTCCCCTTCACCTTCCGCCAGCTGAATTTAAGGAAGGGAGAAAAGTTTTGTTTGGCAGAGCTCATTCATAAATGTATCAGGGAGACCAGAGACATCAAGGAAGAAGCTCTTAATCACATCTTTACAACTCTGCAGTCATCAGGAAACACAAACTATGACAAGAGCAGATTCaaacttctgtttgttttggatggACTGGATGAGAGCCGACTTCATCTGGACTGCTCTACCAATAAAAACCAGGACGTAGACTTTGATGTGACAGAGTCcacctcagtggatgtgctgctgacaaacctcatcaaGAGAAatctgcttccctctgctcgcctctggataaccacacgacctgcagcagccaatcagatccctcctgaGTGTGTTGACATGGTGACAGAGGTCCGAGGGTTCACTgacccacagaaggaggagtacttcaggaagagattcacagatgaggagcaggccagCAGAATCATCTCTCACATCAAGACATCACGAAGTctccacatcatgtgccacatcccagttttctgctggatcacagttACAGTTCTGGAGGATGTGttgaagaccagagagggaggagagctgcccaagaccctgactgagatgTATGCAGAATTCTTGAGGTTTCAGATAGATCAGACGAAAGAGAAGTATGACCAAAAAAAGTGCTTTCAGTACATTAAGTCATTAGCAAAACTAGCTTTCCACCAGCTGGAAAAGGGCAACCTGATCTTCTATGAGAAAGACCTAAAAGAGAGCGGCATTGATGTCAGTGGAGCCTCGGTGTACTCAGGAGTGTTCACAGAAGTCTTTAAAGAGGAACGTGGGAGGAAGAATGATGAAGACAAGATGTTTAGTTTCGTCCATTTGAgtgttcaggagtttctggctgcttTGTATGTAGAGAGGGCACTCgttaagaaaaacaagaatgtgaTGTCTGAGCCAAGCCAAACTTTTGTTGAACATGTGCGAATGGTTATCAGAAAAACATCTACGACAGAGGTCCACAGGTTTGCTATTGACAAGGCTTTACAGAGTCCAAATGGACACCTGGACTTGTTCCTCCGCTTCCTCCTGGGTCTTTCTCTGCAGCCCAATCAGACTCTCCTACGAGgcctgctgaaaaacaaaagaagctcAGAGACCAATCAGGAAACAGTCGAgtacatcaagaagaagatcAGTGAGAATCTGtcggcagagagaaacatcaATCTAttccactgtctgaatgaactgaatgatcgTTCTCTAGTGGAGGAGATCCAACACTACCTGAGTTCAGGAAGTCTCTCCACAGATAAactgtctcctgctcagtggtcagctctgggcttcatcttactgtcatcagaaaaagatctggacgtgtttgacctgaagaaatactctgcttcagAAGAGGCTCTTCTgaggctgctgccagtggtcAAAGCCTCCAACAAAGCTCTGTAAGTGGACAGATAACTGCAGATACTAACGATATCACATGTGTAGGATTGTTCTCAAGTAATTAAAGAATTAACAAATTGATAAGTTGATCAATTGAAAACCTGCAAATTGTTTCTTCAGTATCATTGTACCTCCACAGATTAATGCAGccatgaaattaaaacaaaatatctcaCATTGTAGTTCATTTAAGGCTAGAATTAATTTGTGTAAATTATTGGGATCCAACAGATGtgacaatgatttttttttttttaccaattaGATAGTTAGATCCCAGTAAtatacacaataataaaaaacatagaaaaccatagaaatgtgatgtgttttacattgtagatGACAGAAACAGTAtcagtgtttgtctttttcactAACTCTCCTTCAGGCTGGGTGGCTGTAATCtgtcagagagaagctgtgaagctctgtcctcagttctcagctcccagtcctctagtctgagagacCTGGACCTGAGTGACAACGACCTGCACGATTcaggactgaagctgctctctgctggactggagagtccacactgtacACTGGAGACTCTCAGGTCAGATCACACTGTGATGCTTTTGTGTAACACTGTGTTGTACAAACATTAAATGACCTATGGGTAGGGGTTCTCTACCTTCTTGGATGTGGGACCGGCAAGCTAGCAAAGAGTGGTCTCATGGCGTGGTTGGGGGTGAGGTTTAGACTGCACTGAGTCTACTTTAAAAGATCTCCTCCTTAGAATAACATATTCTGTCTGATGTGGGTTTTCCACATTGTTGTTTCTCATTCAAAAATCCAGTTAAATTTTTTTGTGGCTGACACAGCGGAGAAACGCTTCATGGATGTATGTGGTCGAGAGGGTCATTAAGGCTTTTACTGCAGTGCTGATACACACAGGGTTGATACTGAGCTTTGATGCTCAGTAAAAAATATGAGAAGATGCTAAACTGAATGCTCATTGATGTGCACCATCATTCCTAATCACCTGTCCTTCACTGCTTGCGCTGAGAGGAGGTGTCGGCGGTGGCAGTGGAGTTTAATGTCTATAAAAAAAGAGACCTAGCGTTTAAAGGATTAACCTGgcctggagagtccacactatAATCTGGAGACTCTCAGGTTAGGATTCAGCTTTGGTTTAACAGATGACCATTTAAATGTTGCTTGACATACATATACATTGTTAATGTCTATTAAAAAAAGATACCTAGCATCTAAAGGATTAGCCTGTGCAGTAACACTGCAGTACCAATTTTGTCCATGAACTTCTGGTTCTGAAaattcataatttattttaattttgcagcAAAGGtatgaaaaaacattattaaactaTTCTAAATAATGTTCTTATATCagcaatggatcaaattactatgtAGAATATGACAGATGTTGTTCATAGCGACACACCCACGGCGAATTATCACGAGTTTGCAGTACCTCTTAGGACCATCGAAGcgttcagctcattgttttgtttacaacaCATAACTTTACAGTTTAGATTCAGTCTCACCGCCTCATCAGCAcctttttcagcagcagcaggcagctgttttcatcaaacaagctctgataaacccattatacactacctgcccagcagtgaacagcagacagacacagtcagagacgAGATGGTGAAGAGTGTGGAACATCTAACAgctaaagacccagatatttttctcaagagttggtggagacttaGCCCTTTTTTAACCTCAGCACTCTGTACCATACTGTGTGATTCAGTCACAGAGCGTTCCCAGTGCAGGTGGCTGCAtcttaaaagttgtttttttgaaATCTCACAGAGATGCTGTCTGCCCTCAATGGTGAAGAAATGTTCACCTTTTAAATCCggcattttttcttcttctcctctgtgctAGCTTTGGCATGTCTCTGCAGAAgaaggcaactgtttgctaagatATTCGCAATATCATCTTCACGAGGTgttaatatgtcagtgttgtgttttacagcttgttgttcTGCCCCTGATCggccaaaaataaattaatgcagatttaagtCTAAATACTTTGCTGATGGACTTTTTAGTAACAATGAATTTAAAAGCAGTGGACTGATTagaacatttaacatttagctaattttaatctttaaaataggttaaataaatgatatgccatactgagtgtgtgtctccaggctgtcaggctgtctgatcacagaggaaggctgtacttctctggcctcagctctgagatccaacccctcccatctgagagagctggacctgagctacaatcatccaggagactcaggagtgaagctgctgtctgctggactggaggatccacactggagactggacacTCTCAGGTATGAACAGACAGCAAGAGCTAACACACTGTTTCTTGGTGACACTGACAAGCTGAGGACTGTTGGTTCACAGTCTGAACCAGCAGCACAGCTGATAACAGTGAAGACAGTAAGTGATGTGCTGACAGTCCATGTCCCTTCTGAGACTGACCTCCTGACTAATATCAGACCAGGATCTGGTGTTGATCATTTATTGACACCTACAACACACATTCTTTTTGACAAATAGTCAAGTGTTTATAAACCATGATACAAACTTATCAAGAGGGTCAAAGATCAtccttgaccttggaaacatcagttgacaaaacaatctcagctCAAGATCCATTTAGTAGCAACGTATCTGTGGACCCTTAAAAAGTTTTATTCTGGATTATGAAAGGTCTTAAATTTTAAGATGATGCCTGGACTCATGAGAAATCACACTGATCCACATGTTTTATGTTAcgcatttaaatacaaaattagTTGTTCTTTGTTCATGACCGAGTGCCgcttttttctcatctttttgTACATTTGGCCCTGGTCTCCCCAGACTGCCACCTGCTCTCATGATTTTCCCTGGAGGTAAAAGGATTCAGGAAGCAAACAAATCACATTGATGGGGCTAAACTAAGGACAGACTCAGGGGTCTTCAGGGAAGAAGCAAAGTTTTCAACTTAAAATTTGGTCATGATGCAATCTTGTTTTCTGATCTTGTGAGCAAAGCAGCGTCATTTTGGCAGTTTAATAACAGATAGTCTGAAAGTTCTCTGTGTCATTTGGCTGTAATTGTTTGTGCGATTTGAAGGTTAGGGTTAACTTTTATATCTATAAAGTTTCTGCTTCAGTAAAGACGATTGACGATTCAGCAGAGGTGGTGATTTAGTttgaaagataaataaatgtgtgactGAAGCATTTCAAGCATTTATACTTGAGTGCCTCAGCATAGGAAAGATAACATAAAGTCCCACCAATTAGACAAAGTGAAATAAGTCATTTCTAGTGATGTAGCTGATAGCAACATGTACCACATGGTCACCTGGATTTGGAGGAAGATTACCAGACTTTGTTTGCAAGTAGAGCTACATTATCCAAACATTGCAATATACTGCCCATTACAGTACTTCAGAAAAGACTACACCAAAGATGATGTCTGGACCCTGAATGTTAAAACCCAGTGTGTTGCCTTAACTGATTTTTAAGGTTATGTCATTATGCCTCTGCGCCTGCAATAGCTGTGGCCGGAGGGATTATGTTTTTGAGTTGTCAGCCTCcattctgtacacacatctatttcctgtctgttgATGAGGAAGCTTCTGAAGGTTCATCCTGACTCTGTTTCTTCCTCCAGGGTGGAACATGGTGGAGAGCAGAGGCTGAAACCTGGTCTgaggaagtgtaagtgtgtgttcactttgattcatgaaaacaagGCAGCACAtgttaaagtagtttaaatcaAAAGCTCGTGTATCTGCATTCAATTCTCAGTTTGAAAGAAGATCCAAAAAGATGAGTCACTCTGAAGTTTTGATCTAATTAACAGTCAGTCTGTTAATAAAGCAAGAAATAAACCCATCAGCTGTGTTAGATGATAAACTGCTGCTGTATTGTGTCTTGTTCTCTCCATCAGATGCCTGTGAACTCacactggacacaaacacagtacacagaACCCTCAAACTGTCTGACGACAACAGGAAGGTGACAGTAGTGACGGAGAAGCAGCCATATCCTGATCATCCAGAGAGGTTTGACTTCTGGTCtcagctgctgtgtagaaatggtctgactggtcgctgttactgggaggtcgGGTGGGAAGGAGAAGTTTTTAtatcagtgagttacagaggaaTCAGAAGGAGTGGAAACAGTGATGACTGCTGCTTTGGGCGGAACAATCAGTCCTGGACTCTGATGTGCTCTGATGATGGTGGTTCCTCTGTCTGGCACAATAAGAAAAGAAcagtcctctcctcctcctcctccatttccATCTCTTACAAagtagcagtgtatgtggactgtcctgctggcactctgtccttctacagagtctcctctgacatactgatccacctccacaccttcaacaccacattcactgaacctctttatcctggcTTTGGTTTCTGGTGGTCTAACAGGTCTGGTTcgtcagtgtctctgtgttcactgtaggagggagagtctcctcctgtgtaaagaaacacacaatctTTTTGTAAGTCATACTGACTTTACATTACgaagaaaactttttttgtgaatgCACTGCACGTTGGTGGTTTTAAAAACCTTCAAATATGTTTTCCTTTGGAGTGCCTTGGTAGTTGAATAGTTATAGCGCATGCCACATGGCTACATGGTCGCAACAGTTGCTGGTTCGATTCCAGCCactgacctttgttgcatgtcatacccctctctccCCATTTTCCTGTCTCTTCgcctgtcactatcaaataaaggcaaaaaatgcccccaaaaattatcttaaaaaaaacatgttttcattcaggTTTTTGGGGCGAACGTTAGTTTAAGGTTTTCTTTACTTTGCAATCAGATTTTCTCATATAAATaatcatatatatacacaataaaatcaggttacacccacacacacacacacacacacacacacacacacacacacacatgaataatcaaaaatataattttccagaaaattagaattttgttgatttgtcaTTGATTATTGGAATTGGAGGTTGAAATATGTGTAATTTGAGTTATTTCCACAgtaaatatgtgtatatgaatggacagaggagagtgtcagtgttCCAGGGATTTAAGAACCATGTTGATGAGACATCATGACAATTAGTTCTGTCAAAAAATGGACTTCTctccagtcttcgccagatcgtcCGTTTACCTGCGTGGTATCACACCTCGGTCTCGACGCGTGATCTATGGAAGATTCTGTTGCTTGTGAAACCGTGACTGACCTGCTGAGTTCCTGTGTCCAGGGTCGTCTACCGACCTGTGTCTCCAACCCTCACCGGCTCCACCAGCAACACCTCGGCTTCCCCGccgctccacctcagcctgctctCCTCGCTCCGCCTGCCGGCTCTCACCAGTCACTCGCCAGCCAGCCGCCATCGCCTCGTCCACCTGCTCCCGCCGtttccctccacacacctggtgtCTCTCGTGtttgtaataaactgaaactaatcaCTCCATTTTCCTCTGtcagtcgtgcttttgggtccagaatctctgtgtgtcagtttcatgtaggaactatcggtagaaagaaaacagttcctacatgaaactgctcacaacaaatctacTCTTCAAAATCTTTGTTTCAGAGGTTTCCATCCCCAGTTGTATATTCAGTCATTATTATAATGCAGTGTCATTGAAGTGAATGTGTTTTAGCTGCAGTGAAAGGATGTGGAAACCTGACAGCTCACACTTCCTGAAAGTCAGTAGTTTAGAAATGGGAACTAAAATCAGGAACTGATTGCAGAAAAGTAAgagaagagacaaaacacacaagcgTCGATTTATTAAAAGAGGTAAACAAGTGTTTGAATCACATGGCAACACAGTGGGAGTGTTATGAAAAGGAGTCCAGCTGTCTTTCGGAGAATGGTGTTCATCATGTTCTGGAGGCTCCTGTGGTAACGACACCTCATTTACACACTTAATGTTGGATTTTACTTGTAGTATAtatcctgtatgtgtgtttctgtatgtatacatattatgtgtcattttaatctatgtttatagttttatatataGTCAGCAGTCTGTGTTTAAAGGATCAGTTTGGATTTATGAAACTGAAGCTTCATGTTAGCTTCATCTAAATGCAGGAATGAAGACTGAGAACGTTTATCCTCCATCTCCTAGTGAGAAGTTGTTATTTGACGCTccacagccagtatggacagaaGGAATGACAACTCTTTCAACATACATATGACACAAGTATTTAACATGAACTTGAAAACATTTGAACCTATCCTTTTAAGGTGAAATAACAGCTCACACTTCCCGTGGGAGGAAACAGTTCACCGTTGGAAAGTCAGCAGAGTGGCAGAGATCATGAACACACTTTGGAAATGAGACTGTACAGGTATGTATACTTCCTGTTTGGTAAAGTGTAGCGGTGTTCATTGCTCCTCATCTTTGTCCTGCTCGTCGGCTCATAAAGACTTCACAGCTTCAACTCTCTCAGTCTGCAGGAGAATCACCAATCAACAAGACATCAGTCAGAGAACAGACAGCTCCTATTCCTGTGTGAGtgttaaatacatttctgtttcagttGCTAGAGCTATCTAACATCTATCCATCTGGGACATTTAGCCACAAACTTTAAATTGCAATGATCCTTTTAACTTCTCATTAAAAGAAACTAGCTATAAACCAGCTAAATCCCACAGATTCAATAAATGATACATTAGTGGGTCACTGACAGGCAGAGGCAAGGACTTCCCCAAGAATACAACATTTATTTGTAGAATTTTAAGAAATATGCAAACAAGCACAAAAACTATATAAGCTATTTAAAATAGgcaataattttaattaaatacatcAACTGATTAAACAAGCAAATAATTAATAAGCGTTGGTTGGTTGTCAGTACCAGGGGGACCAGGCAGGAAAGGCAGCACATTGGGCCTCTTGCAAGATCCACTCGTTCGAACAGATCCATTCTTAAGTGGCTTGTATGAGTGATTTAGGAGAACTTGCTGCATTCATCAATTTTCTCGTATTTTGAATTTTCTCTCAGGCACGAACACAGTTTACAAGTGGTCCAGACTTCACAGGTCCAAAAATTTGTGCCGAATCCAAAAGCACTCGGAATTTTACTTCCCGAACCGGAGTTTTGTTACATCTAGCATAATAAAGATAACGTGGACTGTTTGCCCTTTTGAACTATAATAACTAATGCTCGTTCGTTGCCACagctgctaactttagcattGCTCATGAACTATCATCTGTGCTCTCCGAGAAGAGTTGGACTTCTGCTCTCTGACCCTTCACCTCCTGAGCAGGGGCACTTGCTCGctctgtttgtttcactatccctgtggggtCAGTCATTAACATAATGCCTTCCCTagcccctaaccctaaccttaaccatcacaactaaatgcctaaccatAACCCtgaccctaaccataacctaattttaacctgaaccctaaaaccataTCTTAACCCTGAAAAAGCCGTCTCTTGGGGACCTCAATTTGTATCCCACACAATttgtgacacaagtccccatggggatatatgaacatgaaacacacacacagagcactgGCCGGGTCTTCTGGGATCCACTCAGGTACGGGTACCGAGTCGGGTCTCGGGTCCTAGGGTGTGGGTGGCCCCGTGAAGCCCTCTAGTCCAGACCTGTTGTAGGAGTCATGTGCAACTAGTCTGCTGTTATCctatggagccaggacagtgactttcacatttggcattgaaaacaaaaccgtgactgaaaaaggaaacattggcatctaattaagatattttttgcattctaatgtgtttttcaaagacaatgttcagattttttactttttacatttcacagttttttcagtgacaggttttttttatgctgtcagttttttttcagttcGTGGAGAGGAGCGGTCTGAGGGGAGGGGCAAGAAGAACGtgatttacatataatctgTATAATAAGGAGAGAACGTCACTCTTCCTGAACCAGCCGTCCTCTCGTCCGCTCCGAAGCCTCTGGCATCTCTGCAAACCTACGGCAATGGCTTCCACGAGTTCACCGGGAACTCTCAAACCGTCTGTTTCTGTCGTTGTTTTCTCACATGGATCCGGCTggttaaagttaacttttaactAACGTTGTGCTGGTCTGGCAGAGGTCCACTGGAACaagtgctaacattagctaatactgacagctagctaactttaggctctatgtgaacaaacaacggcagagagaaactaACTTGACCAACTTGCGTTTAGGGAGTTCCAGGTGAATTCGTGGAAGCCATCGCTGTAGATGTGCGGTCACGTCAGAGGATTACTGCGGTCAAATCAGCTGCTGTGGATTTTTAACttgtttcagtgccaatacaactttttccaaCACAAAAGTTTCCTTTTTCAATTccggttttgttttcaatgccaaattttatTTTCGATGCCAAATTTCCATCCAGGCTCCATATTATCCCAACCCAAATTTTTCACTAATGGATTATATATTTCATTACTTGGAAGCAATTTTTAGTTTGAAAATCCTATTTAAATTACTCTTCATAATTATGTTGACATTATCCTGTTTGACATGAATGAACACTTCCTGCATATGTTGCATGACGCATTGCCTTATATGGTATCACTGAGGCGTTAATTATGCTAACTTCAGTTTACAAATGTGTGCTCAATTATCTGCAGTTGGCGGCGTTTGCTGAATCTGACGTGGCACACTCATATGAGCCCAC
Encoded proteins:
- the LOC122873032 gene encoding NLR family CARD domain-containing protein 3-like isoform X3 — protein: MRLYRRITNQQDISQRTDSSYSCGTTMTKVVLLNTLDDLGKDEFERFKWILKHERLKDSSTILKSKLENAKTWDTVDLMIQTYTLSGAVEVTTQILEKIQRNDLVQSLSDISSGPKGDVSDVETSENRGPSFPQAEGVMVPVPEPQPIAYYQHMLQSNLQDKFMCAQEGWMQMKERLDDIYTELYITAGVDVHINTQHEVRQIEAVVKPTETEKPIKPSDMFKHPSGEYRPIRTVLTNGIAGIGKTFLMHKFVLDWAEERNNQDVHLVFPFTFRQLNLRKGEKFCLAELIHKCIRETRDIKEEALNHIFTTLQSSGNTNYDKSRFKLLFVLDGLDESRLHLDCSTNKNQDVDFDVTESTSVDVLLTNLIKRNLLPSARLWITTRPAAANQIPPECVDMVTEVRGFTDPQKEEYFRKRFTDEEQASRIISHIKTSRSLHIMCHIPVFCWITVTVLEDVLKTREGGELPKTLTEMYAEFLRFQIDQTKEKYDQKKCFQYIKSLAKLAFHQLEKGNLIFYEKDLKESGIDVSGASVYSGVFTEVFKEERGRKNDEDKMFSFVHLSVQEFLAALYVERALVKKNKNVMSEPSQTFVEHVRMVIRKTSTTEVHRFAIDKALQSPNGHLDLFLRFLLGLSLQPNQTLLRGLLKNKRSSETNQETVEYIKKKISENLSAERNINLFHCLNELNDRSLVEEIQHYLSSGSLSTDKLSPAQWSALGFILLSSEKDLDVFDLKKYSASEEALLRLLPVVKASNKALLGGCNLSERSCEALSSVLSSQSSSLRDLDLSDNDLHDSGLKLLSAGLESPHCTLETLRLSGCLITEEGCTSLASALRSNPSHLRELDLSYNHPGDSGVKLLSAGLEDPHWRLDTLRVEHGGEQRLKPGLRKYACELTLDTNTVHRTLKLSDDNRKVTVVTEKQPYPDHPERFDFWSQLLCRNGLTGRCYWEVGWEGEVFISVSYRGIRRSGNSDDCCFGRNNQSWTLMCSDDGGSSVWHNKKRTVLSSSSSISISYKVAVYVDCPAGTLSFYRVSSDILIHLHTFNTTFTEPLYPGFGFWWSNRSGSSVSLCSL